The DNA sequence ctctctctctctcgcttgTACCAGCTGACAATAATAATGAAGAATGGATTGACGGTAATCCTTTGAAGGTAAAAATTCAGGTGTAGTGGACTTCACGTTGTCGACTTCAggtgaagttgatacttgagagccATTGTCGACTTCAggtgaagttgatacttgagagccattaaataatttaactgaTTTTTTCATTTAACGATTTTCAGGTATCAATTTCACGTTaaatcgacttcacctgagttttaaCCTCCTTTTGAATGCTGTTGCAGAAGCAAACCGCGAGCGAAATTCTTGGTTACACAATACTTGATTGAAACAAGAACCGAAATATGAGGTATGGATTAGTAATAAATAGAATTAATTAGTAAAGCATGCATAGTTGcatacccttttttttttcaaaataaagtgaCAAACACATCCACTcaggaaattaaaattaaaatgaaaagtaaaaagaaaatgatTCCCCATTGAATACATATATAGGAATAAGAAAGCAAAGCAATTTGACTACCATGATGCTCCACCTAGCATGCCATTCCAAAAGCCAGCAGTAGTTGAATCAGTTCTATTGGTATTCTTTTCCTCCGAAGAAGGAAACAAAACCCTTGCACCACCACCACTCTCAAACCCTTCTTCAAGACTAAAGTTAAGTCCACCAGATTTGATGAACTCTTGCATTGGAGCACCAAACCCTGCCGTACTATACATTGTAGAATCCGAAAGCGACATCGGCATAAAAGAATTCAATCCCCTTGAAGTATTAGTAGTAGTATTGATCCCACTTCTCAGAAACTCCGTAGCAGAATCGTCATGATGAGGATGAGgagggggtggtggtggtggatatGCTAAGTTAAGATCTTGTCCTTGATGGATGATCTTTGGGTTCTTATTAGTTAAAGATGATGATGGAGGAGTGGAGGAGGATCTCTTGTTCTTTCTGGAACCGCCGCCAACGGGAACGTTTCTCAAGGAACCACCTTCAGTCCAATACCTTCTGCAAGTTTTGCAGAAGTAGCGTGGCTGAGAGAGGCTGTAGTTGTTGTAGTAACAGAATTTTGTGTTGGTTGAGTTGCACCGTGGACAGTTAAGTGCTTGATCCTTCACTGGCCTTGTTCTTCTCTCTAACACCGAAGATGATGAAGAACACGCTTTTGTTGACGAACCTTCCATTGCTTTTACCACTCCTATTCCCTGTCCAACACACACAAAAGAATCACACAATACATAAACATAAATTCATAACTTTGATTATTTATTATCTTCAAGACTGAATTTAGTGGAAGGAGCTCTGAGCTGATCATCTCTCTcagaaaaagtgaaaactttattatttaattgcaacacaaaactaaaaaattaataataatcagTTAATCACCAAAAAGACTTATACTATAAATTTTATGGTTTTGAAAAACTAAATCACAACCACCTCATCAGAAGTAACTAAATTTCATGTAAGGGAATTAAATTAAaacgaaaaggaaaaaaaaaaaaaaaaaaaaaaacaaggaacaGAAAAAAGGTGTTTGCTGGTATGTGTGTGTGTACCTGTGCCCACTGAGCTGTGTCCATGGATTTTTAAGAGTGGAAAAAAGGGAAAAGCTATGGAGTTCTCTGAGAGAAAGTGAAAACACCCAActtttcgtttctttttttttctcttctttctagaGAGAGACTGGTTTGTAAAAGCAAGTGTGGAAGGAAAAGCTTAGAGAGGGTTGTGGGATTATAGTGGTGGTGGTTCCATTATGTGTTGGCCAACTAGCTGTTGCTGTATATTCAACATAAAGGGGTAGCATAGTCTTTTCACACATCCTTTTCATCATACGCACTATATCATATTTCTCCATGcattatattttacaaaaaattattattattacactaATAAAATGATTACTTTAACATAAGTCTATTATTTGAATGGTCGTCattcaaagaaaaagttaaaTGATGAAAAATTGTATATGAAATATTCTATATTATTTGGTATATTAAAATCACACTTGTATAATTTTTGAGAATGATTTttcattcaaatttaaaaatctagtATGTAATTATGTATGTACTCCAATTCAAATATCTTAATTGTTAATTCTTAATTTCTACTCTCTACCAAGTAACAAATTCCTAATTTTTATTCTTGAATTGTATTTAGTATCCTTAAATAATATTTCAAGTTTTGGTATCCAAATTATCGATATTCTTTATGATAATTCCGTATGGGAAAATTTGCGTAAAATGAAACATGTAAGGCTAGTGTTAATAAAGGGATTTTTTTTCtactataaattaaaaaatatatatttttttaaaaaaaattaacttttaattttaaaatacgttttttttttctgtatttgAGGGAAGTTTACCGCACTCCCGGCaaattttatgaattatataGAGTTTGTCGTACCTCTGCCGAACTTCACGTTAAATTTGCCCAAATATAAAAGGCGAGagatatcactttttttttttacaatttcatTTCACTTTCATCCTCCCTTCTGTTATGAAGGTTAGTTCTTTGAACATTGTCAAAATTTTTGGTCTTTTTAGTTGATTCgggtaattttgttgttttttttctttatctaagTAATTTATAATTGTTGTGTTTTTCGTATTTCACGTGAAAATTTTCACTCTGATCCTCCCTTACCTTTTCTAGGTTCTCTCTTTAGACATCATCGAAGTTATTGATTTGTTGAGTTCGTCAGTTTCAGGTAATTCTAGTGTTATGTTTATGTTTtctatttgatttgttgttgtttattatTTGAATACGTATAAACATATAGTTAGATTAAGTTATTAGTTATGTTGATTAGTTTGAGAAGTCGATGATACACTTATTTTACATTATGACGTATGTgttgttattttacattattaGTTATGTTAATTAGTATGTGTATGTCAGGGAAGTGagaaatttattttgattattgtttcGTTTAAACTAATTAGAGTTACTTTTTAGATTTACTTTAAATGTAGGTTAGAAAATTTTAGTTAATGtgaaataatttagttaatttgaaataatttagcTAATTTAGTTAATTCAGTTAATTTAAATGAAACTATTCTACTTTATTGTGTTAAAGTGTGTAGTCTTATGGAGCTAGAGTTGTTGGGTTACGAGGATATCTTGTATAAACTGGATCAAATTTAGCACATTGCAGGCAGACTTGATCGAGTGGTACACATTGAAACTCATgttgtttatatatttaaattttgaatttgtgttgttacttgttgattcctttttgttttactgatttattttatttggtaGGTGTATAGAATCCTGCGTAACAGGAAAAATTTGTTAGGATGCTGTCCGAACATATTAGGTCACATCCCAGACGGGCAGGATTCGAACATGTTGCTTATATGGTGGAGTGGGAGCATGACTAGTCGTTGGTCTCAGCTCTGATAGAGAGATGGCGACCCGAGTTCCATACGTTTCACTTGCCATGTAGGGAGATGACCATCACCCTGCATGACGTGGCGTACTAGCTGGGACTCGTCATTGATGGAGATCCAGTCAGTAGATGCATCGGTGGGTGGAGAGTTCTATCAAGGACGGTCCATTGAGGAGTTGTGTTAGAAGTTATAGGGAGCTGTTTTAGGTCCTGATGACAGACAGTCACAGATGAAGTGGACTGTCAAGTTGAGCTGGTTTCAGAACACTGTTTGCGGGGAGCTGGAGGAGCACCTGATTGAAGAATTCCTACTGCGTTATACTAGGGGTTATATCATGCAACTGAATACCAGCAATAGAATCTAGGTGTCGGGCCACGGAATACCAACAATAGAATCTAGGTGCATGCGGCAGTTTACTACTTTCACAGGCATATCACCGTATGCTACTGTTGAGGCCAGAGGAATATATGTCGCGCACCGTTTTTCCCTTGTTGAGAGGTATAAATTTATTGTAACATCTTTTTCGTAAGTTACTTAAATAGTTTTGTGGTGTCTTAACTATCGTGAAATCATAGGTGGATAGTTGCGGCCAAATAATGGCAGAGGTGAGAATAGGCTTCGTACTTACAGGCGTCTCCTCAATGGACTAGGGGCCCTTAATGGAAGTGATAATCGTAGTTGATATGaattatataattatcatatttgtgtgttaattaaatttcaaacttcTATATCATAATTGTTTGTGTCTGTGAACAGGTTAACTAGATGTCGTACGCTGACCTTGAGATCCAGCCTATCGTTCCACCGGGGATCACCGAGGCTGAAGTCTTTGTTGCCGTTGTATGTCCTCTATTGTGCTTTGCCATAGTCGAGTGGCATCAGGTTGACCGCGTCATGCGTCAGTTCGGTGGCCTCCAGCACATACCAATCAGGTTGCTGAACATTGATGAGATGCATGCCCATGATGGGAGGTTTAGTCGGGGTGAGTGGTATCCTAAGTTCCTGGGGAGCTGGCATGAGTTGTGGAATGCTCGCAGAGACCACATGTTGCCGGTGCATCATGCCATAAACCTGCGCCCATCACGTGCATATTTGACGTGATACTTTCGATGGGCGCACATAGAAGCATCGTATGAAGGCCAGTCATCCTCGTGACCTATGGGCCTGAACTCTGATCTATAAACCTGAAATACAGCCTCCATGCGATACACAAAATGAACAAAATGCTTCCAATCTTATCGTGAATGAGAGCATGCTGCGAGAACATGAAGGCATGGAATACGAAGAGCTTGAAAATACACACAGTCACACTTGCCATCACCAAGTAGTATTTGATAATTCTGCTGGTTGGACCCGGGCACTGCTGCTAACTCCTCAACGGTGAACGTTGTCCTCGACGGATCAAACTAATAAACATTCATAGTATTAATGTACTTCGAGTTGAACTCTATAGCCTTCACCGGCATCTGTGAAAATTCAACGCACACTTGAAGCTGTGCCTGGGCCTCAGAATCCTTCCTCGCAAAATGTTCACCCAAACAAAAATAGGTTGACTTAACAAGAGCAATGATTAGCAGATTATGAGAATCCTTCATCACAACATTGATACATTCTAAGATGTTTGTTGTCATGTGCCCAAACCAATGGCCTTCATCTGCATATTACGCCCACTGAGAACGAGGCATTTCTTCAAGTCAGTTTGTGATGGCAACATTCTCACTCCTCAGGCGACCAAAATAATGAGAAAACTTCTGTTGTGACTTGGAATATGCCGCATTAATAAGAATCTTCTTCAAGTCCTTGTTCTTGAAGTAAGTCTTGAAGTTAGCAGCTATATGTCTTGTACAAAACGCCTGGAAGGCATGTGGCGGTTTCCATAAATTTCCATTGGCATTCAACGCAGCATCAACTGATTTGTGCCTATCTGAAATCACTAAGAGGCCTGGTTGAAGTGTAACATGTTGTTTCAGATACGAAAGAAAAAACGACCAAGCCTCCTTCATCTCACCCTCGACAACTGCAAATGCAATAGGCAATCTGTTTAAATTGTCATCCTGAGCAATAGCCATCAACAACGTGCCTCCGTATTTACCGTACAAGTGGGTGCCATCAATGAAATAAGTGGCTTACAGTACTTAAAAATCTCAATACACTGAGAAAATGTCAAGAACACCCGATGAAACATGACAGTATCAGGTGAAGCAGGCCATGATTGTGTTACAAGTTGAACCCAAGTACCTAAATAACCATATATGTTATTACTCATAAGGTCTGACTACGTTAAGCATACACAACTAAAGACGATGTAACGAATCTTCCTAGGTAAGTACATCTTCATAACAAACAACCGACGAGAAAGCTCgttgtatgactcctcccaatctCTATATATCCTACCAATGACTCTTTGCTTTGCAAGCCAAAGCTTACGGTAGGACGTCTTATAACCGAAGTGATTCTCCATACCTCCTTGAATAACCCTTATGCTGATGGTTGGATCTTCTTTCACCATCATGAATATGTACTGAGCAATCACCTTTGAATTCAATCTTTGATGGTCTTGACCCATCGATGTTTGCATGCAACTGTGAGGTGCATTGTATTTTCTCACCTTCTATTTTCTTGCTTGTGGCAATAAGATATGCGTATGTTCCATCCACAACCGAATCCGAACTGGATACACTGTGCATCATACTTTAATTGGTCTCTCTCTAGTATTTTATACTCTTCACCCCTCCTGATGTTGTACGTCTTAATTGCCAATATCACTCCCTCCTTGTTTTCAAACTGTTGTCCAATTTCAAACTCACTTACGAGATCCTCTTCCGGCCCTCGATGACTAAAGAAACAATCTGAAGTTATTGTGTCGAGATTCAAAGTGGAAAAGTGATCCGACCAGTCATATAGACGAGAAATCACAGGCGGTGTCAGTGCAGTTTGTGTATCACCATAGAAGttcatctcttcctcctcctcatcctcaTAAGGAATTTCCGTCAGTTCAGCCTCAACATCTTTACCATTTTCAAAATTGACTTGATAGGGATCCGTCATCGGCTCCCTAATCGCAGAACTCTCATGACTTCGAACATCAGATTGCATCATGCCATCATTAGAATGTTTAATGTTTGACCCTTTCTGACTACCTTTAGGTGGCATATTAGGTCAACCATCATCCGTCTAATGTTTCTTCTAACTGCTCCACTTAAAAGGCTATCATCAACAGCATCCGTAGATGATCCTTGTCCACCTAACTCAACTAGGTAAACAAATAATTCCAACATATAAATATTTGTCCAACGGTTGTGTCACACCCTTATAAACCGTATGTCCTTGTCATCACGTTGCCCAATACCTgtaccaaaaaatataaaatattcttAATACCTCGactatattacaaaaaaaaaaaagaagaatcacAACCTCTACAATATACCTTTTGTAAAATAAAATGTTATCTACTTCGGCTGGATATCGGTAGTAAATTTTTTTCACTCTTTTCGTGTGTTATTTTTCAATGGAGTGCAATATTAAATTCTTTAATGCTGTTAAACTGTTGATTTTGGCTGTCATGTATGCAATCACTAGTTGAGTAGACCTAAATCCGATAAAATCTTCTTCATCGTACACTATTTCACCATCATAATGAATGGATAATAATAGAATTCCAGACATTGTGAAGAGTTAATCAAAAAATGAGGAATATCAAAGAGAAGAATGAGCAACTCGTATTGAGCTTGTGAGTATTTATAGAGGGGGTAACCTGAAGTTCACCGGAGATACAGCGAACTCTAAATAATCCATACAGTTCGCGCAGGAATTGCGGTAAACCTTATTAATATAATAGGGTTTGTTGGGATGAAGCGAACTTTTCTTAAATACCGAAAAAAAAAAcgtatttcaaaataaaaaatttgaattttttttgagaaatatttttttattatttataatagaaaaaaaatccgCTAATAAAGTATcagatataattattattattattagagaagtTAACAATATTCTTCGTTGATGTCTTTAGTCGGTTTGATTCTATTACGATCAGCTAGAGACGAAGCTCCAAACGACTGAATGCTGATTCTCTATTCTTTTCCCACCATTAACTATAACTAGCCAGTTACTCTTTTTGGGGAAAGAAAAATTAAGgaacaaatgaaaagaaaaagaaaaaacaccaaTTAACAAAGCAAATATGGCCGGTGTTCCTTTTGTTTAATTTTCCTGATATTTCCTTTGAGTTTGATATAGTTATTAGTTGTTAGTAaatatttgagtgatttatttatgaaaaatgaTTCTGCatcatatttattaattgttttctaatttttaaatataaaaattttgaactttttatatttatttttttttaagaaaaattataaatttaaatttttagtcttttaaagcttaggaaagtattttgaaaaatgaactaagactttgaattattatttttcttttaacgttttttttaataaatcaaataccaTGTGCTCCATGAAAAGTAATATATCAAAGTTCATATAAAAAATCAACTGTAA is a window from the Arachis hypogaea cultivar Tifrunner chromosome 17, arahy.Tifrunner.gnm2.J5K5, whole genome shotgun sequence genome containing:
- the LOC112766301 gene encoding dof zinc finger protein DOF3.7, encoding MDTAQWAQGIGVVKAMEGSSTKACSSSSSVLERRTRPVKDQALNCPRCNSTNTKFCYYNNYSLSQPRYFCKTCRRYWTEGGSLRNVPVGGGSRKNKRSSSTPPSSSLTNKNPKIIHQGQDLNLAYPPPPPPPHPHHDDSATEFLRSGINTTTNTSRGLNSFMPMSLSDSTMYSTAGFGAPMQEFIKSGGLNFSLEEGFESGGGARVLFPSSEEKNTNRTDSTTAGFWNGMLGGASW